In the genome of Marinomonas algicola, the window GAGATAGAGAAATGGTGGAATTCGGACATCCATCTGGCACGCTTAAAGTTGGTGCCAAAGCCATTCAAGAAAACGGCAACTGGGTCATCGAAAAAGCCATAATGAGCCGCAGTGCCAGAATTCTAATGGAAGGCTGGGTTAGAATCCCACCACCAGAATGAGCTTGTAAATTGTTCCGGCGGGTCAACGAACCGAACTCTCATTCGCCCTTTTGGGGAGAGCATAAAACAAAAAGCCCTCGTCTTTTCTGCCTACGCCACTGTCGTCACTGGTGCAGGGAAAACGGAGGGCTTCTCATAAAAAAACACCGCGATAGAAACAGGGACGTCGCCAATCTTAAAAAAGCAAATCATAATCGTCTCAATTAATCGATTTCTATCGGTTAACTGGTTTCAATACCTGTTTTTAGCGCTTGTTTTACTCGTTGTTTGAATTAAAGAATCTGATCGGACTTCTGATTTATAAGATTGGATGTCCAAGGTTCAGTTCAAAGTGCATTCGACGAATGCACTTATTGCACTTGATGGGTTATTTTTACGCGACACTAAGTAAGTTGGTGCATGGGCGATATCCCGATCGACGGCGCGAAATGACAGTCCTTCGGTTCTATGCAATGACAAGAGCGAACGTGGCACCATACCAATGCCCATTCCAGCGATAACGCAGCTGATCATAGTATAGTAGCTGGGAATTTCTATAATGCGTTCGCACGTTCGTTCTTGCCGCTTGAGCCATTTTTCAAGTCGGTCTCGATACGAGCAGCCCTTGTTGTAACCCACCATTGTGAGTGATTCTGGTAGTGGGTTTTGATCGCCCCAAGCCGCAGGCAGAATAAGAACCAATTCTTCATCAAAACACTGTACGCAAGACAGTCTTGGGTCGTCAGGTGGGTCCGCTGTCATAACAAGGTCTAAGTCGCCTTCCAGTACTCGTTCAATGAGTGGCATTGAGGCGGCCGTCATCAGTTCAATTTGCACCGCAGGATAGGTGTTGTGATAACGAGAAAGTACAGTGGGTAGTCTTGAGGCGGCGCTGCTTTCCATAGAGCCTAATCTTAATAGACCCGATGGCTCCGCTTTGGTTAATTCGGCGATGGCGCTTTTTTTCAACTGCAGAATTTTATCTGTGTAGTCCAATAACCTCAGCCCCGCAGAAGTCACAGACAATCGATTATTTTCCCGTAAAAATAGATCAACATTTAGTTCGCTTTCCAGCTTTTTAATTCGTGCAGTGACATTAGATGGAACTCTATGTAACGCTTCGGCTGCTCTGGTAACGCCTTTATGTTCTACCACGGCTTTAAATACAATCAGATCTGAAATATCCATCATAATGCTCCAAGCTTTCACTATTTATGAATGTATTGTTCATTATTATTCATTATTAGTGAAATTATAATAACGTTATACTGTAAAAAATTAAAGCAGAGAGGGCTGAAAATGAATCAATCAAATGTGACATCCTCCATATCAATAGCTGGCATAGGGTACGCCTTAGCGGCTGTTGCCATTTGGACTGGCTTTATATTGGTATCGAAAGCGGGCGCCTTGGCTGCCTTATCGTTACCAGATATGATGATGGTACGATTTGGCACGGCGTTTATCCTGTTTTCTCCATTTATTTGGCGTCATCGAAACACTATTTTGCAATGGCGAATGTTTGTGTTGGGCAGTATCGGTGGGTTGGCTTATGCTTTATCCGTGTTTAATGGTTTTCAACATGCGCCAGCGACACATGCGGCATTGCTTCTGCCTGGTTTAATGCCGATTATGATCGCCGTTTTTGCTTACTTTTTAGCAAACGAGAGGCATTCACCCGCATCTTGGGTTGGGATTCTAGTGAGCAGTTTAGGGATTCTCGTTTTACTCGCTGAAACCATGTTATCTGGTGTGTCCTATTGGCTTGGTGATATGAGCTTTATCATTGCTTGTGTCTTTTGGGGTATTTTTACTGTCTTATTGCGCCGCTGGAAGTTTGCACCTTGGCACTCAACATTGGGGATTATTACGGTAACCACATTACTGTTTGCACCGGTTTATGTGTTGTTTTTACCGCATCACTTGGGTGATGCCTCTTGGGAAATGATTGGTTTGCAAGCTTTTTATCAAGGCGTAATGGCAACCACAGTACAAATGATATTTTATGGACGTGCCGTTCACATTTTAGGCGCCACAAAAATGGGCGCTTTCATGGCTCTTGTGCCTGTTTTTGCAAGCGTGTTGGCCGTGCCATTATTTGGCGAGTTATGGACTCAAGGGTTAACCTTTGCATTGATCATGATTCTAATCGGTACCTTAATTGGTCATGTACCTTTTACAAAGTTGCGCGATTATTCTGTTGGCCGAAAAGCGATAAAAGCATGATATTTTGTTTCAAAAAACCTTACAAATCAAAAAAACTTGGAATAATTCAGGCCATCATTTAATGTTTCGTTCTGTCTGTTTTACTTTATGAAATTGCAAAAATACGTCTTTAAAATATGTATTGGTCAATTCAAATAATTAGCTCATATATATCAATCGGCTAATTGATTTCTTTTAAAAAACTCCCTTCATTCAGCCTGTTATTGTACGGTTCAATATTCATGTACTAGAATGTTCAAAGACCGTCTATCGCGCTTAATATGTGGCACGTCTCTGAAAACAGTAAGTTGATAGCATTTTGATCCAATATTTTCACCTTTACCTGAGTGAAAGTGAAACGAAAGGGAGTAAAGAGGTATGGTTTCTACTATCAAAACACCTGGTGTGTATATAAACGAGATAAATGCTTTTGGTAATTCTGTTGTTCCTGTAGCAACAGCCGTTCCGGCTTTTATTGGCTATACCCCTAGCGCTGAGTATCAAGGAAAATCGTTCTATAATAAGGTGCAGAAGATATCGTCTTTTGCCGAGTTTCAAGCCATTTATTTAACCTCTTTACCATCCTCTGCAGCAGATCCGGCGGCTCAATACCATCCAGAGTATTATTTGATTGAGCAAGACACAGAGCCTAAAAATGGAGATTACCTTCAACTGAATGAGCGTGGCTATTCGGTTGTACCGGACCCAAGCACTGTTTATTACTTATACAATAGTATTCGACTTTTTTATCAGAACGGTGGAGGCGATGCGTATATTGTGTCGGTAGGTTCCTATGGTCGAGTAAACGGAAAAGCGGGGAAGGTAGGAGAGCAGATTGTTAATCCAAATGTACATCTAGCCGATTTGCAACGCGGTTTAACATTATTAAAAAATGAATCAGAGCCTACCCTCTACGTTTGTCCAGAAGCGACGCTGCTATCAATAGACAATAATGGTACCTTGATGGAATCTATGTTGTCACAAGCAAATGACGTGCAAACCGCGGTTTGTTTGTTTGATATTATTGGCGGTAATACGCCCGATCCTATTACATATACCCATGATATTGAAACCTTCCGTAATAAAACAGGTTCAAAAGGGTTAAAATTTGGCGCTGTTTATTATCCTTTCATTGGTACGACTATCATGCAGAGCCATGAAATTAATTATACCAATTTGTTTGGCGGGGATACCCAACAGCTGAAGAGCATCCTGAGTCCTGTTTCTGCACCGAATAGCATAGTGGAAGATATTATCGACATGATTGATCTACCTTCCACAGAGAATTCGCTGACCCAATCCCAGCTTAACGAGTCTTTGCTTAACGCTTCCACAGATTACGATCAAATTATTAATCATGTATTGAGTGAGGCCAATGTATTACCTCCAAGTGGTGCCATGGCGGGCATTTATACTGTCAATGATAATAACAATGGGGTTTGGCATGCTCCAGCAAATACCAGCATTGTAGGCGCTTCTCGTCTTCCTATTCACTTGACTGACGCTCAGCAGGCCGATTTGAATATCGAGGTATCTGGGAAGTCGGTTAATGCGATTCGCTTTTTTAACGGGCAGGGGATCTTAGTTTGGGGAGCCAGGACGTTGGATGGTAACAGTCAAGATTGGCGTTACCTCTCTGTTAGGCGCACAATGAGTTTTCTTGAGCAATCCGTAAAACTGGCGCTTCGTGCTTATGCATTTGAAGTCAATAGCATGAATACTTGGATGGCGGTTAAAAATGAAATAAGTAGTTTCTTGGTAAGCATTTGGAAAGAAGGGGGATTACAGGGAGCAAGTTCAGCCGATGCTTTTCAAGTGGAGTGTGGGTTGGGTGCTACTATGACGGCTGAGGATGTGTTAAGAGGCTTGATGAGAGTATCCATCAAGGTGGCGGTGGTACGTCCTGCTGAATTTATGGTCCTAACCGTTGAACAAGAGATGGCGACGTCTGGTTAGATGAATGACGCCGCTATCAAATAGTGTTAACAAGCATTTGATAGCGGCGTCATTCATTTACTTAACGTTGCTTTGCTTTTTCTGTCAATTGAATGGTTCTGTCACAAGCATTGGCGAGTTCCGTGCCTTTTTTCAAAAAATGCCGGCTAAAGTAGTCTTTATGTTCGTCATGTTCGTGAAAATTATGAGGCGTTAGAATAGCTGTTAGCACTGGTGTTTCTGTTTCTAACTGAACTTGCATTAACGCGTTACAAACGGTTTGTGCGACAAAGTCATGTCGATAAATTCCGCCATCAACGACTAATCCACTGGCAGCAATGGCAGAGTAATGCCCACTTTTAGCAAGTAACTTGGCTTGCAGTGGAATCTCGTATGCACCCGGTAAGGCAATCACATCAATCATTGATGCATCGTAACCACGAGAAACTAATTCAACTTTAAAGCCTTCTAGACAGTTTAAGACGATTTCTTCATGCCAAGTGGCATGTAAAAAAGCAATGCGTTTTGTTGCTGGTGTGAAATCAATAAGATTCGTTGAGCTCTGATTCATTGTAAATTCCTAAAATAAAGGTGAATCAGGGCGAACGGACAGGCAAAAACACCATAAAAATATGGCATCCCTATTTAGAGTCGATATACGAATATAACGACACAGTGAGGTGTTGTCTGACACGCTCTCTATCATCCGGACTGTAACCGTCGGTTCTGGAGTCACACCAGATCTGCTGACCCTAAAATAAAATTTCTATTAGGCGCTCGCGGACTTAGAAAAAACCTTCCTTACCGCCGGTGGGGAATTTCACCCCGCCCCGAGAACGAATCGGAATAATCCGATGGACGGGAATATACTTTTTTTCGCCAGATCTGTCAAAGAGGGTTCACTCGATTCATTTTATGGTACGCATAAATTTTCTTTTTTATTTACGTAAATAAAAGGTCACCAAAACGCTTTCTAGGTCGTGTTTTTCGTAGCAAAAATAGTATGATTAAAGAGGTTAATAACAACATAAGGAAGCTGGTATGGAAATCGCTATTGCAAGAGGTACGGTAGAAGATTTGTCTTCGATAAATGCAATATACAATCATTATATTCGAAACAGTAATGCGACCTTTGATACAGAAGAGTGGGGAGTACAATCTCGTTTAAATTGGTTTCAGATATTTAATAAGGAAGAAAGTCCTTATAATTTATTGGTAGCCAAGAATAAAGGCCAAGTGGTGGGCTTTGCCTATAACACAAAATTTAAAGAAAAAAAGGCCTATTGTACGTCTTCTGAAGTCACCATTTATATAAAGCCCGATATGGGAGGGCAAGGGATGGGTGCAAAACTGTACGATGCATTGTTCTCCGCTATAGACACAAAAACATTACACCGATTGTATGCCGCGATCACGCTTCCGAATGCCGCTTCTATTCGGCTGCATGAAAAGTATGGGTTTGAGTTAGTGGGAACCATGACGGAGGTTGGTTATAAAAATGGTGCGTATCATGCCGTCTCATTGTATGAAAAATCCCTCTGTGGTTGAGGTGTAATACATGCTATTTACTGACATCCCAAAAAAGAAAAGTGCCGCATCAACCGATTATACTCTGATGCACTCCAAGCGATTAGATGGCATCAAGGCAAACCAGCTAATAATGACTTGAATAAACTCTCTAGGGCTCAATAAGTGTGAATGAATTGGGTGATACTCCCACTGATCCAGAATTAGAGCTTACTTTTTTGCCAAATAAAGGCACGTTTGACGCCTCACTTACGAAATATAAAATACATTTTTCTTTAAAAGGTATTGTTCTAATTTTGGTGTTTTATTATTTAAACACCACGTCATATGGAGCGGACTAGTGCTTTAACCAATTGTTGTATTTCTTTATTCCCACTGAATTTCTCAAGATAGCAAATATAATATTTCTTGCCACTTGGTATGATGGATTGATAGGGCATAAATAGGCGTTTAGATTTTAATCGTTCAACGGCCATAGCTGGATCTCCAATAACAATACCTGATGCGTTTTCAGCAGCAGATAAAGCGACGTCAAGCGTATCAAAGAACATTGAATTAGAACCTTCCGTTTTTATATTTTTATTTTGATCCAACCAAGTAAACCATTCTTCACCATCTTGTGTAGCATGTAATAAATTTTGTCCTTCAAGAGAGAGACTATTGTCTAGAATGCTTTTCCTAATAGAGTCTGAGCACATAGGCGTTAAAATCTCAGGAAACAACTCGATAAAAGCTAAATTGCTTTCTGATGGCTGCCCTCTGACAATAGCTAAGCTAGCCACATTATTATCTAGTTGTATTGCATCAGCATGAGTACTTCTTATTTGTATATCTATTTCACTTAGTTCAAGTTTGATCTTTTCGATTCTCGGGAGAAGCCAACGCAATGCAAAGGTGGATGGGGAAAATATTTTAATGTCAGTACTTCGTCTATTGGGTAATTCAAACTTTCCAACGACCTCAAGCAACTCATAGGCAACCTCTAAGAAACGCCTTCCTTCCGAGGTGAGCTCTAAGCCTGAATTAAGTCTCTCAAAAAGCACTACATCATAAAACGCTTCCAGTTGTTGTATTTGTTTACTTACAGCACCTTGAGACCGATTTAATTCAAGAGATGCTTTGTTAATGCTCTTTCGTTCAGAGCAAACAATGAATGCTTGAATGGTAACTAGGCTAGGGAGAGATTTATAAATTTTTGATCGCATTTTGAGTATTCCAATAGGAGATACCCCATATTAAATATATTAGTTTGATTAGAAAACATGAATTTCTATAACATCGGTTGTTCACAAACCGAGGAGAAAGAAATGATACATAAAGATGAAATAGTTATTAATGAGTCTGCTCAAAAAATGAAAGCGAAAATCATCTGCTACCTTGCTGAATTAGAGAAGTGCAATATAGAAAAAATATGTCAATTGTTTGATAAAAATGCCGATATTTACTCACCGTTCCTTGGATGGATGAAGCCAAGACCATTCTTTGAAAAACTTCGCGACGTTTCTGGCCCAAGTAAAATCATCCCGATTGATATTTTCTTAAGCTCGAATGATAATCTAAGCGTTACAGCTTACTTTAGATACGATTGGACTTTATCCGATGGGTCTACCGCACCATTTGATTGCATCGATATTTTTGACTTTACTACTGAGATGTTAATAGAAAAAATGGTCATAGTTTATGACACCCACCCCATTAGAGAAACGGTGGGTGACAAATATTCCCATTAAAAAGGTTTAAAATACTATATTTCTAGATATAGTATTTTATTTTGGATTAGCCTTAAATTACTTAAGCAATGATCTGTTTGCTACTTGAGATCCGTTCTGGGCCATCAAACTGTCATCGGGAAGCATCACCGTTGTTTTGATGGCTCGGAACGGCGCTACAGTGCTGAAGCTCTAAAGAGTTTATTGTTGGTTGTATTTAAATAAATACGATGATACTTCCGTTAGTTGGTTTTCATTACTTTTTCAACCACTGTCCATTTGATTCAACGTAATGACCATTTTGCGTTTTTTCAATGGCTTTTTTAGCGGCTAATGCTTCGACTTGAGAAAGCGTTAGCCCATTCTTCTCGGCCAATTTTAGGTATTGAGCTTTTCGTTTCATGTTGATTTCGTTAATAAGGCTTTTAGCGTCTGCATTTTGCACGACCATTCCTAGGTAACCGGAGCTGGCTTCTCCTACTATGCCTTGATTCTTGGCTTCATCTAGAGACAATGCCCAAGCAGAAATAGAGAGACATACGGCCGTAAGCAAGGTGATAAGTTGGATTTTTTTCATTTCGTTCTCCTTAGAATAAGTCACTGTCGTCGCTGAATAATGAATCTAATTCTCTGTCTACTTTGACACGAATTTCATGGTCTACTTTTACATTTAAATTAATGGTAATGGGTTCTTTGGTAGCCACTTCAACTCTGTGTGTGCAAGCGCTTAATAGTAAAATGCCAACCGTTGCGGTGAACATGTTACGACCGAAGGTGTTTATCATAATATTGTCCTGTCTCTAGATTCTTTTAAGGCCAACCTATTGGTTTTTAGTTACGGTTCCTAGCTACGGTTTTTAAGATACGTTTGCTCAACTTGGTGCGTGATCTCATCGCTTAAACGTAACGCTCTGAGTAATGTAAACACATTTTCTTCATGATTGTAGTTAAAATTCACCTCTTGAGCTTGCTTTTTATTGTAACCTTTTAATTTTACGTTAAGCGTTAAGTCACCATTTGGCGCCAGTTTTACGTTGCTATCAAGTCGTTGTATATCCAAATTTTCCAATAACCCTAAGACCTGTGTTAACTCTTTCTGTTGAGATTTAATGGCGTTAAAAGCCTCGTTGTTTTCAATGATCAGAGAAGCTTGGTTTTGGTTAGAGAGTGTACCTTGCTGAATTTCAATGTTATTGCCTTTAATAACAATAGGAAGCGCGCCTGTAAATTTCCCGGTTACTTGGATGCTTGGATCATTATAAAGCGCCATGATTTTACTGGCTTCAATATCATTAAAACGCACATGAATGGTTTGATCATCTGCTCCAATAAGGTATTTGTCGACTAGAAAATAGCCATCGAACAGGTTGCCCTTTACATTTTGAATAAGGGGTTGATGGTTCCTTAGCGCCAACTCTCCTTGAAGTTTATTGATTATGATACCAGCGCGTAATTCGCTCAGGCTAAAATTCGCTTTATCTAAGATAAGTTTTTCATTTAGGTATTGGGCTTCCAACTGAGTGTCTAAGCTATCAAGTAAGTAATCATCATACAGACCGGAGACTTGATCCAGTTGGAGAGTAATAGACGCCTGTTTGGTGTGAGCATCGCCTATGATTTTTCCAGAAAAATAGCCTTTAGTAAGTTGCCCAAGAGGATCCATTTTTTTGATGAATGCATTTAATTTTGCTGTACTTTGCTTCGGTATGGTTATTTCAAATGGGTGGCCTTTGTCTGACAGCGTGTTCGAGGCGATTACAGAAACACCTTCGATGAGCATGTGGTGGGACGCTTCCAAATGGTCCTTAAATTCGCCTTCTGAGTCTATTTTGATCTTTGTGAGTTTTGCTTGAGGCGCTTGAAGTGACTTGAGTGTACTGGTTGCTTTAAGGTTTATAGCTGGTTTGTTCTCATTGAGATTAATGTGTGTCTCAATGGTATTTACTAGTCCACTCAATGTAAGCTTCTCAAGTTGATTTAATGTGATCTGACTGCTGACTATTTGGCTGACTAGGGTTGACTTTAATAAGAGGTTTGAATCAAGTGTTGCCAGCAGTTTACCCTGGTAATGTTTAAACTGATAGGGCCACATTTTTCCTGCAGCAATATTGATTTGACTGCTTATTTTGCCAATGGGAGTAGTCCCCCCTGAGCGACTAAATAAATGTGTTAAGGTGTAATTTCCAACAAGAGTCGCTTCCTCTGAGTTAATGCCTGTAAATTTAGGAAGATGATTGGCCGCTATCTGATATTTTCCCGTTAAGGTTGCACCACTCAGTTGGGTACTTATGCGAATATTTTGGAGGTTTTTGGTACGGGCTTGAACGCTAATCTCGCCTGCTAGAGTATCGGGTTGATCGAGTTTGACGGTTATATTTTTAGCATTGATCTGATAGGTATTCTTGTCTCTGCTTTTTAATTGGACAGTCGGTATCGTTAATTGAGTGTGATTGAGACGAATCGCTTCTGGAATATTCAGTTGCCAATCAAAGGCGGCTTGAGCTTGTATAAAGTCTTGATATTCGGATTGAGGGGAGTTGTTTACGCAATTTTTATCGAACTTTACTTGCGTTATTAAATCTTTGGGGTCAAAAATGAATACTTGGCTAACTAAATTAAAGCGAGATAGGAGTGTGCCTTTAACGGCCAAAGTTGACTGACACAGTGCGTTATTTGTGTAGGGAAAAAACACATCAAGTAGACTTTGTATTTGAAGGTTTTTGCCATTAAATTCAAATTTATGATCACTCTTTAATTTTGTATCATTAGA includes:
- a CDS encoding LysR substrate-binding domain-containing protein; this translates as MMDISDLIVFKAVVEHKGVTRAAEALHRVPSNVTARIKKLESELNVDLFLRENNRLSVTSAGLRLLDYTDKILQLKKSAIAELTKAEPSGLLRLGSMESSAASRLPTVLSRYHNTYPAVQIELMTAASMPLIERVLEGDLDLVMTADPPDDPRLSCVQCFDEELVLILPAAWGDQNPLPESLTMVGYNKGCSYRDRLEKWLKRQERTCERIIEIPSYYTMISCVIAGMGIGMVPRSLLSLHRTEGLSFRAVDRDIAHAPTYLVSRKNNPSSAISAFVECTLN
- a CDS encoding DMT family transporter encodes the protein MNQSNVTSSISIAGIGYALAAVAIWTGFILVSKAGALAALSLPDMMMVRFGTAFILFSPFIWRHRNTILQWRMFVLGSIGGLAYALSVFNGFQHAPATHAALLLPGLMPIMIAVFAYFLANERHSPASWVGILVSSLGILVLLAETMLSGVSYWLGDMSFIIACVFWGIFTVLLRRWKFAPWHSTLGIITVTTLLFAPVYVLFLPHHLGDASWEMIGLQAFYQGVMATTVQMIFYGRAVHILGATKMGAFMALVPVFASVLAVPLFGELWTQGLTFALIMILIGTLIGHVPFTKLRDYSVGRKAIKA
- a CDS encoding phage tail sheath family protein, whose translation is MVSTIKTPGVYINEINAFGNSVVPVATAVPAFIGYTPSAEYQGKSFYNKVQKISSFAEFQAIYLTSLPSSAADPAAQYHPEYYLIEQDTEPKNGDYLQLNERGYSVVPDPSTVYYLYNSIRLFYQNGGGDAYIVSVGSYGRVNGKAGKVGEQIVNPNVHLADLQRGLTLLKNESEPTLYVCPEATLLSIDNNGTLMESMLSQANDVQTAVCLFDIIGGNTPDPITYTHDIETFRNKTGSKGLKFGAVYYPFIGTTIMQSHEINYTNLFGGDTQQLKSILSPVSAPNSIVEDIIDMIDLPSTENSLTQSQLNESLLNASTDYDQIINHVLSEANVLPPSGAMAGIYTVNDNNNGVWHAPANTSIVGASRLPIHLTDAQQADLNIEVSGKSVNAIRFFNGQGILVWGARTLDGNSQDWRYLSVRRTMSFLEQSVKLALRAYAFEVNSMNTWMAVKNEISSFLVSIWKEGGLQGASSADAFQVECGLGATMTAEDVLRGLMRVSIKVAVVRPAEFMVLTVEQEMATSG
- a CDS encoding 6,7-dimethyl-8-ribityllumazine synthase; this translates as MNQSSTNLIDFTPATKRIAFLHATWHEEIVLNCLEGFKVELVSRGYDASMIDVIALPGAYEIPLQAKLLAKSGHYSAIAASGLVVDGGIYRHDFVAQTVCNALMQVQLETETPVLTAILTPHNFHEHDEHKDYFSRHFLKKGTELANACDRTIQLTEKAKQR
- a CDS encoding GNAT family N-acetyltransferase is translated as MEIAIARGTVEDLSSINAIYNHYIRNSNATFDTEEWGVQSRLNWFQIFNKEESPYNLLVAKNKGQVVGFAYNTKFKEKKAYCTSSEVTIYIKPDMGGQGMGAKLYDALFSAIDTKTLHRLYAAITLPNAASIRLHEKYGFELVGTMTEVGYKNGAYHAVSLYEKSLCG
- a CDS encoding LysR family transcriptional regulator, which produces MRSKIYKSLPSLVTIQAFIVCSERKSINKASLELNRSQGAVSKQIQQLEAFYDVVLFERLNSGLELTSEGRRFLEVAYELLEVVGKFELPNRRSTDIKIFSPSTFALRWLLPRIEKIKLELSEIDIQIRSTHADAIQLDNNVASLAIVRGQPSESNLAFIELFPEILTPMCSDSIRKSILDNSLSLEGQNLLHATQDGEEWFTWLDQNKNIKTEGSNSMFFDTLDVALSAAENASGIVIGDPAMAVERLKSKRLFMPYQSIIPSGKKYYICYLEKFSGNKEIQQLVKALVRSI
- a CDS encoding YdbL family protein — protein: MKKIQLITLLTAVCLSISAWALSLDEAKNQGIVGEASSGYLGMVVQNADAKSLINEINMKRKAQYLKLAEKNGLTLSQVEALAAKKAIEKTQNGHYVESNGQWLKK
- a CDS encoding YnbE family lipoprotein; the protein is MINTFGRNMFTATVGILLLSACTHRVEVATKEPITINLNVKVDHEIRVKVDRELDSLFSDDSDLF
- a CDS encoding intermembrane phospholipid transport protein YdbH family protein — its product is MLKRISTFILFLLLLILAAAYIFRLPLTQGFLAPQLNEHNIKLECLDWSMTANLSLQAKTICLTYQKHTLELQDIELSHDYLVINNATLTLNSKTNSTVNTTTQSIRNTEAGLTGAINLALPKTRPLLMINTLSIQNDQLTQPVSLTVSENTLNHFTVQGDLSATIKLTDHKISGSIQANRDKIIKEFLQEHLITDPNAQITILSNDTKLKSDHKFEFNGKNLQIQSLLDVFFPYTNNALCQSTLAVKGTLLSRFNLVSQVFIFDPKDLITQVKFDKNCVNNSPQSEYQDFIQAQAAFDWQLNIPEAIRLNHTQLTIPTVQLKSRDKNTYQINAKNITVKLDQPDTLAGEISVQARTKNLQNIRISTQLSGATLTGKYQIAANHLPKFTGINSEEATLVGNYTLTHLFSRSGGTTPIGKISSQINIAAGKMWPYQFKHYQGKLLATLDSNLLLKSTLVSQIVSSQITLNQLEKLTLSGLVNTIETHINLNENKPAINLKATSTLKSLQAPQAKLTKIKIDSEGEFKDHLEASHHMLIEGVSVIASNTLSDKGHPFEITIPKQSTAKLNAFIKKMDPLGQLTKGYFSGKIIGDAHTKQASITLQLDQVSGLYDDYLLDSLDTQLEAQYLNEKLILDKANFSLSELRAGIIINKLQGELALRNHQPLIQNVKGNLFDGYFLVDKYLIGADDQTIHVRFNDIEASKIMALYNDPSIQVTGKFTGALPIVIKGNNIEIQQGTLSNQNQASLIIENNEAFNAIKSQQKELTQVLGLLENLDIQRLDSNVKLAPNGDLTLNVKLKGYNKKQAQEVNFNYNHEENVFTLLRALRLSDEITHQVEQTYLKNRS